The genomic region CGGTAATTATAGGAATTATTTTGTATTTTTCCATCGCAATTAACCTCCCAATTCTAACACCCAATACCCATATCCAGGTTTAAGTGTATTTAATGAACCTTGAATATAAATCGATCCCGAGGTATCCGCTGCTGAGCACCAGTAATTATATTGTTGTGTTAAGCCATCGAACTCCCATACGACGAAACTTTCGGGATAGACACTACGGACATCCCTATTAGATGTCACCGGATTACCGACTAAATTCCATCCATAATTCTTTGTAATTGTATTAGGATCCGCTGTCGTTCCCGTTACATGTAATGTCGTATCATTATAACATAGCACCCAATACCCATAGCTTTCATTGAATTTAGTTAAATTGCCTTGAATGTACGGGTATCCGGCTGTCACATAATAGTCCCATGGTGAAGATGCATTCGAGCTATTATATCCCCAGATAACGAAAACATGTTTTAACACATCGGGCGTGAATACTGCAGTTAGGTTATCGTCTAAAGGCTTTAATGGGAGTGAGATTAAATTCCATCCCGTATACAATGGAATGTCTAATGACCCTCCAAGCGTTATATTCGTCTGGTTTATGCCCGCGATCTTACCGGTATTCCTGTCAACGACGACCGATGTCACGATGTATTTGCCCGTCGGCATCGTGTCATTCGTCAACAGCGTGATATCCCGGCTCTTATCCGTCGTCCTGTCGCTTACCGTTACCGAGACGTTAGACTCATTTAACTCAGACGTCAGGATACCCCTCATCTTAGCCGTATCCTTCAGGTCGTCCGAGTAGAGCTTATAATCGCCGGCCATGCCATTAACCATCAAGTACGTGCCCGCATCCGTGCCGTCAGTCGTGATCGTACCGTGCTCCTTCATGGACAGCCCATGGAAATCGAGAGATGTCCCGCTCACCGAGCCGCCATCGGGCACCGTCACGTCCAGTATTGCCGAGTAATTATCCTCCGGGACCATGGCCGCAATATAAACATATTCCGAGTCAGGTACTGTGCCCGTAAGCGTTTCACTGAGCGTGACCGGTTCGCCGGGCATTGCATCCGGGCCTACCTGTGTCGTCTCCAGGCCGTTCTTCGTGACAACGAAGGGCGCAGCGCTTACCAGGCACGGCGTATTCGGCATGCTATAGTCCATAACTAATAATACGTAATTGCCCTGGCTCATATCCTCCAGAGCTGGAATATTGCTGTCGCCCACATTAAAGTCGCTCGAGCCCGGGTCCGCTGCAATGTCCGCGCTGCCGATCTCGCTGTTCTTTATATTTTCCATGGTCAGGCTTTTCATGCTGTCGATGAAGGAACTCATGTCCGTAAGGTCCAGATTCATGCGGCTCAGGTCCAACAGCATGACGTGGAACGTTTTATGGGACATTTCCGAGGAACCGTTAAAGGTCGCCGAGACATCGTCACCCTCACGGTAAACCGGATAAGTACTATACGGCACTATAACGCCGTGAGGCGTCATGTCCACGGATGCCGATGCATCGCCCGAGATACCGAGGAAGCTGAACATACTATAGAATGGAATTTTCGAGATCATGCCCGATACTTCTTTATGAATAGTG from Methanocella sp. harbors:
- a CDS encoding TIGR04279 domain-containing protein — encoded protein: MSQSVIVQDSPGVSVTRIVNGSSTGTAQYLPDENFTVELDYSVTGTQYAVSIREYLPEYWEVVDSNVPFTNDPSDPRNYTWNISSPLTGVSNGKIFYLVHIPSGTPAPDDYGIAGGVAWFSSYSDVKDGNPTGSAQTDTTHIIIDNSTEGNGPCIWISNITELSGDPSVNGNGHLEAGETAQFQYNIWDPSGIDNNYQILVNDIVVKPDSETWDPTYKYVYGTAHAPVIANTTDPNNVTNTFEIKAQGSTDPFTPTDFTLPVYVPNYNYTVWMSSEWNGFTTHSAAFEPTSSATEGGWLTLKGDNQIQVPTFTVNYNGPATIHKEVSGMISKIPFYSMFSFLGISGDASASVDMTPHGVIVPYSTYPVYREGDDVSATFNGSSEMSHKTFHVMLLDLSRMNLDLTDMSSFIDSMKSLTMENIKNSEIGSADIAADPGSSDFNVGDSNIPALEDMSQGNYVLLVMDYSMPNTPCLVSAAPFVVTKNGLETTQVGPDAMPGEPVTLSETLTGTVPDSEYVYIAAMVPEDNYSAILDVTVPDGGSVSGTSLDFHGLSMKEHGTITTDGTDAGTYLMVNGMAGDYKLYSDDLKDTAKMRGILTSELNESNVSVTVSDRTTDKSRDITLLTNDTMPTGKYIVTSVVVDRNTGKIAGINQTNITLGGSLDIPLYTGWNLISLPLKPLDDNLTAVFTPDVLKHVFVIWGYNSSNASSPWDYYVTAGYPYIQGNLTKFNESYGYWVLCYNDTTLHVTGTTADPNTITKNYGWNLVGNPVTSNRDVRSVYPESFVVWEFDGLTQQYNYWCSAADTSGSIYIQGSLNTLKPGYGYWVLELGG